The following nucleotide sequence is from Candidatus Acetothermia bacterium.
AGGACCCAGAACGCGAGCTGGGCGAGCGGCTGCGCCGGCACCCGGGCAAACCGGCCCAGGAGATAGCCCACCCCTACCAGGAGGAACGTGGGCAGGAGGATGTCAGCGATCATGGGCCTAAAGGTACGCCGTCCGGCCTCGAACGTCACCCGTTCGAGTCCCTAACACCTCGGGGGGAACGCCTGGGTCACGCTCGGTTACAATCTTCACACGGGAGGTCAGTCCTGATGAGGATCGCCGTCACCGGCCAGCCTGGAGTGGGCAAGACGACGCTTGTCCTGCGGGTGGTGGAGCGGGTGTCGCTTTCCTGTGGAGGCATGGTGACCCAAGAGATCCGGAAGTGCGGCCGGCGGGTGGGGTTCGCACTCCGGGACCTCGCCACCGGCCGGGAGGGAGTGCTCGCCCACATCCACCTCGCGGACGGGCCCGAGTTCGGGCGGTACCGGCTCAACCTGCGCGACCTCGAGGAGATCGGGGCGGCGGCGATCGAGCGCGCGATCCACGCGGCGGAACTGGTGGTGGTGGACGAGGTGGGGCCGATGGAGCTCTGCTCCCCGCGGTTCGTGGCCGCGGTGGGGCAGGCGCTCGGGGAGGCGAGGAACCTCCTGGTCACCGTGCACCGGGCGTCCAACCATCCCCTGGCCTACTGCATCCGCCATGGGGTGGATCACTACCTCCGCCTTACCCCGGCGAACCGGGATGCCCAGCTCCGGGCCGTGCTGCAGTTCCTGTCCGGGCAGGGTTAGGGCCACCTCACATCCGAGGGAGCCCACACCGGGCCGGGGAGGCCATAGAACCGCCGGTAGAAGTCCTGAAAGGCCGTCTCCACCGCCCGCATCAGCCGTGGCACGTCCTCCGCCTCCGCCCGGGAAGGGTCGGGGAAGATCGGGCCGCCGAAGTGCACGGTCACCCGGCCCAGCCGCCGGTAGTCCCGGATCACCTGGCGCACCACCCGGAACAGCGGCTCCGTCTCCCGCTCCGGACGGAGGGTGTACCCGTTCTCGATCCCCACCGGGACGATGGGCACACCCGCCCGATGGGCAATCACCGCCACCCCCGGGTACAGCCGTCGCTCCCAGCACCGGTACCCCTCGGGGTAGATCATCACCCGTCCGCCGCGCCGGAGGTAGCGGACGACCTCGGCTACCGTGCGTGGGTTGAGGATCGGCTTCAGCTCGGGATCCTGGGTGACCCGGAACCGCCAGAACGAGCGGTACAGGAACCGAACCAGCGGGTACGGTTTGTCCACCTGGTACACGGCCTTCATCCGCCACAGCCGGGACTGCCGGACCACAAACAGGGGGTCGAAGTTGCCGACGTGGGTCACGCAGAACAGGCACGGCCCCCCTGGGACTTGCCCTCGCTTTTCCGACCGGACGAGCGCCGGCAGGAGGAGGATGGCTCCGACGTAGAACAGCCAGATCACTTCCCGGATCGGAGCGAGGAGAAAGCTGCCGAGCCGCGTGGGCCACCGGAGCGGGACGGGCTGGCCGGATGGCCGGGGCAGGCCCTCACCGGCCATTGGTCTTCCGCCGTGCGTGTTCCCTTCCCCAATACTGGTCATCCGTGAGCCGACCCCGGCCTAGGGCCACGTCCAGCCAATACCGAAACCCCTGGTAGAACCCGGACACGAGGTTCGCCCGTACGAACCGGCGGTTCGAGGTGTAGCAGGCCATGGTGGGGACGAACCGAACCCTTCCCACCCGGGCGAGCTTCTGGACCAGCCGAAAGTCCGGGGAGGCGAGGTGGGCGAGGGGCGGGTACCCGCCGACCGCGAAGTACGCGTCCTTCCACATCCCCAGGTTGGCTGCCCCGGCCAAGGGGACCCCGAACGCCCGGGACAGCCCGGCGAGCATGGAGTACCCCAGGACCTCTAGGCGCCGCCTCACCGGCCCGCTCTCCCGGAACCCCATCGGCCCATAGGCCGCCACCACGCCGGCCGCGTCCAGCGCCTTCACCATCTTGGCCAGCCAACCGGACGGGTACAGGGTGTCGGCATCGGCGCAGGCGACGAGCTCCCCGGCCGCCTCGGTGAACCCGCGGTGCATGGCGAACACCGCCCCCCGCTGGGGCTCGACGATCAGGCGGTCCGCGAACCGACGGGCGATCTCGGGGCTTTGGTCGGTGCTCCCGTTGTCCACCACCACGAGCTCGAAGTCGGTGAACGTTTGCCGCCTGAGCCAGGCCAGGGTCTCCGGGAGGAACCGCTCCTCGTTGAGCACGGGCATGACCACGGTGATCCTGACCGGCATCGCGCCTACGCCCTTTCCCGCCGTACCTTGTACCAGCTGTGGTTGCTGGTGAACGTCCGGAAGAAGGACACGGCGATCGCCGCCTGGAGCAGGAGGTAAACCGCGGGGAACCCGAGGACCACGTTGGCCAAAACCTCACGCCCGCTCTGCGGGCGGTGAAGGAGGTAGGCGAAGATCGCCGCCGCATAGAGCGCGCTCATCGCCCCCGGTAGAACGACGGTCACCAAGAACGGGATGGATAGCGCCTTGCCCAGGATCAGGGCCATCTGGGGGAAGTACACCACCACGCCTACCCCGGCCATGAGGACGACGTACGAGAGGTCGCCGCGCTGGATCTCCTCGAACATCTTCTTGATCCCGCCCGTGTACCACCGGCAGTGCTGGCGGAACAGGTCCCGGAGCCCCAGGGCGTACTGGATCTGGCAGCGCCTCCCCAGGACGAACGCCGCGTGCAGCCCCTGCTTGGCCATCCGGATCCCGAGGTCGAAGTCGTCCACCGTGGTGCGCGGGTCGAACTTCCCCACCTTCCGAAACACCTCCCGGCGCACGAACACCCCGCAGTTCATGAACACCGGCCGCCAGACGAGACCGGAGAACACGAACGTCTTGGCAAACGCGAAGAACAGGTCCTGGAACACCACCGGTAGCGACCGCCTGGCGTTGTAGGACGCAAAGTCGGCGAACACCGCCTGGACCTGGGGGTTGGCGAAGAGAGCCGTGTACTCGGCGAGGAACGCCCCATCCACTCGGGCATCGGCGTCGAGGAGGAGGACGATGTCCTCGGTCACGTGGTCCAGGGCCAGGTTCAGGGCGGCCGGCTTCCCCCGCACCTGGGGGTCGGACAGGACTTCCAGGGTGGGGAACTCCAGGGCAAGCCGGCGCAGGATCTCCGGGGTGGCGTCGGTGGACTCGTCCACCACCAGCACGCGGGCGCCGGGCGGGGCGGTGGTGAGGAGGGTGCGGAGGGTGTTCTCGATGACGCTCTCCTCGTTCCGGGTGGCGATGACCACGGCCACGCTGGCGTCGGCTCGGCCGCGGAGGCGCGTCAGGAGCCGAGTGGCCCACCGGGCCTTGAGGTATCCGAGCCCCGCGAGCAGGAATCCGACCCCGATGCCGAGGGTGATGCCTGCGAGCATCGCTTCATCCTCCGTTCGCGTGGGGAGTGAGCGCTGGGCCCCGCCTCATCGCACCACGATGGACACGAGCTTCCCGGGGACGGCGATCACCCGGTCCACCTCGTGGCCGCGCAGGCGCTCCTGGACCGTGGGATCCCCTAGCGCCGCCTCTTTCAGGGCTTCCGCGTCCGCGGCGTCGCGGGCGGGGAGGCGGACGCGGGCCCGAACCCTGCCGTTGATCTGGACCGGGATCTCCACCTCTCCCTCGGACAGGGCCGCCGGATCGTAGCCGGGCCACAGGGCCTCCAGGATGGGCTTCCCCTCGCCAAGACGGTGCCACAGCTCCTCGCACACGAACGGGACGAACGGGGCGAGGAGGAGGACCGCGGTGCGGATCGCCCGGCGGATCAGCGTGGGGTCGGCGTCGGAGCGCTCCACGTACGCGGAAAGCTCGTTCGTGAGCTCCATGATCGCGGCCACGGCCGTGTTCAAGCCGAGCCGGCCCTCGAACTCCTCGGTCACCTTCTGGACGGTGGCGTGGAGCTTGCGCCATAGGGCGAGCGCTGCGGCATCGAACCTCGCGGGATCGGGCTCCCCGCGTGCGGCGGCGATCCGGGGGAACTCCCCGATCACGAGCTGCCAGAACCGGTTCAGGAACCGCCATGCCCCCCGGATCCCCTCCTCGGACCACTCGATGTCCCGCTCCGGGGGCCCCATGAACAGGGTATAGAGGCGCTCCGTGTCCGCGCCGTATCTCTCGATCAGCTCGTCCGGAGGGACCACGTTCTTCTTGGACTTGGACATCGCCAGCACGGATACCTCGAGCGGGGCTCCGCACTTCGGGCACCGGTCCCCCTCCTTGACCTCCCGCGGGGAGATCCAGTGGTGGGTGGGGCACCGGTAGGCGGGGTAGGTGATCATCCCCTGGGTGAACAGGCGCGCAAACGGCTCGTCGATCGCCAGGTGCCCGAGATCGTGGAGGACCTTGGTGATGAACCGGGAGTAGAGGAGGTGCAGGATCGCGTGCTCCACCCCGCCCACGTACAGGTCCACGGGAAGCCAGCAGTTGGCGAGCTCCGGGTCGAACGGGCGCTTCCCGTCGCTGGGGGACACGTACCGCAGGAAGTACCAGGAGGAGTCGACGAAGGTGTCCATGGTGTCGGTGTCCCGCCGGGCCTCCCCGCCGCAGCGCGGACAGCGGGTGAGGATGAACTCCGGGATATCGGCGAGCCCTTGCTTTCCCAGGGTGGGCACGTTCGGCAGGAGCACCGGCAGGTCCTCCTCGGGCACCGGGACCTCCCCGCACTCCGGGCAGTGCACGATGGGGATCGGCGCCCCCCAGTACCGTTGGCGGGAGACCAGCCAGTCCCGCAGCCGCCAATGCACGGCAGCCTTGCCCACCCCGCGTTCCTCCAGCCAGCGGATGGTGGTCGCCACCGCCGCCTCGCCGGGCGTCCCGGTGAGGGGGCCGGAGTGGATCATCGTGCCGGGCTCGGCATGGAACAGGACGTCGCGGTAGAAGTCGAGGCCGGCGAGCATCTCCATCACCGTACGCTTGTCCCCTACCTTCGGCTCCAGCTCCTTGCACCGGGCGAGGATCCTCCGGTCGGCGGCCACGCTGTCGAACGGGACCACGCCGTCGTCGAAGATGAACGCCCACCGCGCCCCCACCACCTCGCACCACGACCCGGGCCGGAGGTGGGCGCGCACGAGGTCGATGTACCGGTCGATCTCGGCCTCGCCGCGCAGGGTGACGTAGAGAGCCGCGCCCCGATCGCGATAGGGGCCGGCGGTGAACGCGATGTTCGCC
It contains:
- a CDS encoding 1-acyl-sn-glycerol-3-phosphate acyltransferase, whose amino-acid sequence is MAGEGLPRPSGQPVPLRWPTRLGSFLLAPIREVIWLFYVGAILLLPALVRSEKRGQVPGGPCLFCVTHVGNFDPLFVVRQSRLWRMKAVYQVDKPYPLVRFLYRSFWRFRVTQDPELKPILNPRTVAEVVRYLRRGGRVMIYPEGYRCWERRLYPGVAVIAHRAGVPIVPVGIENGYTLRPERETEPLFRVVRQVIRDYRRLGRVTVHFGGPIFPDPSRAEAEDVPRLMRAVETAFQDFYRRFYGLPGPVWAPSDVRWP
- a CDS encoding NTPase, with amino-acid sequence MRIAVTGQPGVGKTTLVLRVVERVSLSCGGMVTQEIRKCGRRVGFALRDLATGREGVLAHIHLADGPEFGRYRLNLRDLEEIGAAAIERAIHAAELVVVDEVGPMELCSPRFVAAVGQALGEARNLLVTVHRASNHPLAYCIRHGVDHYLRLTPANRDAQLRAVLQFLSGQG
- a CDS encoding leucine--tRNA ligase, yielding MNHEPYDPHAIEDRWRDFWREKGYFKADIADTARKFYYLNMFPYPSGKLHAGHGRNYILGDAIVRFLRMRGWNVLNPMGWDAFGLPAENAAIEQGIHPRDWTWRNIREFKRQFRAWGVEYDWDREIATCEPEYYRWTQWLFLQLYRHGLAYRARAKVNCCPSCATVLANEQVVGGRCDRCGTQVERRELVQWFFRITAYAQRLLDDLARLDWPEHVKRMQENWIGRSEGAEVTFKAEDGQDIVVFTTRPDTLWGATFLVLAPEHPLVDALTHPTHRDEVAAYREAAATKTEMERTAKALDKTGVPTGAHAVNPANGERIPIWIADYVMMTYGTGAIMAVPAHDERDFAFALKYGLPIIPVIARPDGLAKSFVLPGSVRSGLAEALARANIAFTAGPYRDRGAALYVTLRGEAEIDRYIDLVRAHLRPGSWCEVVGARWAFIFDDGVVPFDSVAADRRILARCKELEPKVGDKRTVMEMLAGLDFYRDVLFHAEPGTMIHSGPLTGTPGEAAVATTIRWLEERGVGKAAVHWRLRDWLVSRQRYWGAPIPIVHCPECGEVPVPEEDLPVLLPNVPTLGKQGLADIPEFILTRCPRCGGEARRDTDTMDTFVDSSWYFLRYVSPSDGKRPFDPELANCWLPVDLYVGGVEHAILHLLYSRFITKVLHDLGHLAIDEPFARLFTQGMITYPAYRCPTHHWISPREVKEGDRCPKCGAPLEVSVLAMSKSKKNVVPPDELIERYGADTERLYTLFMGPPERDIEWSEEGIRGAWRFLNRFWQLVIGEFPRIAAARGEPDPARFDAAALALWRKLHATVQKVTEEFEGRLGLNTAVAAIMELTNELSAYVERSDADPTLIRRAIRTAVLLLAPFVPFVCEELWHRLGEGKPILEALWPGYDPAALSEGEVEIPVQINGRVRARVRLPARDAADAEALKEAALGDPTVQERLRGHEVDRVIAVPGKLVSIVVR
- a CDS encoding glycosyltransferase family 2 protein, which translates into the protein MLAGITLGIGVGFLLAGLGYLKARWATRLLTRLRGRADASVAVVIATRNEESVIENTLRTLLTTAPPGARVLVVDESTDATPEILRRLALEFPTLEVLSDPQVRGKPAALNLALDHVTEDIVLLLDADARVDGAFLAEYTALFANPQVQAVFADFASYNARRSLPVVFQDLFFAFAKTFVFSGLVWRPVFMNCGVFVRREVFRKVGKFDPRTTVDDFDLGIRMAKQGLHAAFVLGRRCQIQYALGLRDLFRQHCRWYTGGIKKMFEEIQRGDLSYVVLMAGVGVVVYFPQMALILGKALSIPFLVTVVLPGAMSALYAAAIFAYLLHRPQSGREVLANVVLGFPAVYLLLQAAIAVSFFRTFTSNHSWYKVRRERA
- a CDS encoding glycosyltransferase, which encodes MPVRITVVMPVLNEERFLPETLAWLRRQTFTDFELVVVDNGSTDQSPEIARRFADRLIVEPQRGAVFAMHRGFTEAAGELVACADADTLYPSGWLAKMVKALDAAGVVAAYGPMGFRESGPVRRRLEVLGYSMLAGLSRAFGVPLAGAANLGMWKDAYFAVGGYPPLAHLASPDFRLVQKLARVGRVRFVPTMACYTSNRRFVRANLVSGFYQGFRYWLDVALGRGRLTDDQYWGREHARRKTNGR